In Hallerella porci, the sequence GGAAACGGAAGTCGCCTTTTTTTGTTAGATTTTAGGTTGAATTAAAAAGTTTTACCGGACACTAATAAAAAGTTATGAAATTTAAGAAATCATAAAACGTAATCTTCCAATCTGCGATAAAGCCTTATTTTATAATGGCTTACACCAATTGTTCGGATTTTGAATTACATTTTTCCGCACCTAATTTAGGCATTTAACAACACTTTTCAGCACCTAATTTTGCTTATTCACTACACTTTTCCGCAGATGAAAACCGATTTTTTGGTTTCATCGTTACACGATTCAAGAAATTTTAAACCTCTTTAAAGACAAATCAATTTCGCTTGTGGAAATTTCTCGCCGCTTAAATTTTTCTTCGCAAACTTATTTTTCGCGCTACAT encodes:
- a CDS encoding helix-turn-helix transcriptional regulator; this encodes MFWFHRYTIQEILNLFKDKSISLVEISRRLNFSSQTYFSRYIQKHLEKIPSDFRR